A stretch of the Bos indicus isolate NIAB-ARS_2022 breed Sahiwal x Tharparkar chromosome 13, NIAB-ARS_B.indTharparkar_mat_pri_1.0, whole genome shotgun sequence genome encodes the following:
- the MRPS26 gene encoding small ribosomal subunit protein mS26: MLRALSTLGARPLGRPPAQFLLLARGRKTRHDPPAKSKIGRVATPPAVDPAEFFVLTERYRQYRQTVRALRQEFVTEVRRKVHEARAGVLAERKALQDAAEHRELMAWNQAENQRLHELRMARLRQEAREQEQWQAEEAAREAREAEAWARLKEREVLQLQEDAKNFITRENLEARVEEALDSPKSYNWAVTREGQVVTPQHKGS, translated from the exons ATGCTGCGCGCGCTGAGCACCCTGGGCGCGCGGCCCTTGGGCCGCCCTCCTGCCCAGTTTCTGCTCCTCGCGCGCGGCCGAAAAACCCGCCACGATCCGCCGGCCAAGTCCAAGATCGGGCGCGTGGCGACCCCACCCGCCGTGGATCCTGCGGAATTCTTCGTGCTGACAGAGCGTTACCGGCAGTACCGCCAGACGGTGCGCGCCCTCAG ACAGGAGTTCGTGACCGAGGTGCGCAGGAAGGTGCACGAGGCCCGGGCCGGTGTCTTGGCAGAGCGCAAGGCGCTGCAGGATGCCGCTGAGCACCGCGAGCTGATGGCCTGGAACCAGGCGGAGAACCAGCGGCTGCATGAGCTGCG GATGGCCAGGCTGCGGCAGGAGGCGCGGGAGCAGGAGCAGTGGCAAGCGGAGGAGGCGGCCCGGGAAGCCCGAGAGGCGGAGGCCTGGGCCCGGCTCAAGGAGCGGGAAGTGCTGCAGCTGCAG GAGGATGCAAAAAACTTCATCACCCGAGAGAATCTGGAGGCGCGGGTGGAAGAAGCTCTGGACTCCCCCAAGAGCTACAACTGGGCCGTCACCAGAGAGGGGCAGGTGGTCACGCCACAGCACAAGGGCTCCTGA
- the LOC109567205 gene encoding progonadoliberin-2, with translation MGAALLWATFGIGLLLLLLLLTTYPGPSKAQHRSHGWYPGGKRASSLPRDPQHPPRPPEKVLGTAAQSPGQIAHTLPSDALAWPEDSVPWKSRTMTRWLLRGKQHLVQTLLISKVEGPHPWPLQGQLRTEGLGG, from the exons ATGGGAGCAGCCCTGCTATGGGCCACCTTTGGGAtaggcctcctgctgctgctgctgctgctgaccaCCTACCCTGGACCCTCAAAGGCTCAACACCGGTCCCACGGCTGGTACCCTGGAGGAAAACGAGCCTCCAGCTTACCCCGGGACCCTCAGCATCCTCCTAGGCCCCCAG AAAAGGTTCTGGGAACTGCAGCTCAAAGCCCAGGCCAAATTGCCCATACCCTCCCAAGTGATGCTCTGGCTTGGCCTGAGGACAGTGTGCCCTGGAAGAGCAGGACCATGACCCGGTGGCTCCTCCGTGGGAAGCAGCACCTGGTGCAGACACTGCTGATAAGTAAAGTGGAAGGCCCCCACCCTTGGCCACTACAGGGCCAGCTAAGAACTGAGGGGCTCGGGGGATGA
- the OXT gene encoding oxytocin-neurophysin 1, translated as MAGSSLACCLLGLLALTSACYIQNCPLGGKRAVLDLDVRTCLPCGPGGKGRCFGPSICCGDELGCFVGTAEALRCQEENYLPSPCQSGQKPCGSGGRCAAAGICCSPDGCHEDPACDPEAAFSQH; from the exons ATGGCAGGTTCCAGCCTCGCCTGCTGCCTGCTCGGCCTCCTGGCGTTGACCTCCGCCTGCTACATTCAGAACTGCCCCCTGGGCGGCAAACGCGCGGTGCTGGACCTCGACGTGCGCACG TGTCTCCCCTGCGGCCCCGGGGGCAAAGGCCGCTGCTTCGGGCCCAGCATCTGCTGCGGGGACGAGCTGGGCTGCTTCGTGGGCACGGCCGAGGCGCTGCGCTGCCAAGAGGAGAACTACCTGCCGTCGCCCTGCCAGTCCGGCCAGAAGCCCTGCGGGAGCGGGGGCCGCTGCGCCGCCGCCGGCATCTGCTGCAGCCCGG ACGGCTGCCACGAGGACCCCGCCTGCGACCCTGAGGCCGCCTTCTCCCAGCACTGA